In one window of Temnothorax longispinosus isolate EJ_2023e chromosome 9, Tlon_JGU_v1, whole genome shotgun sequence DNA:
- the LOC139819747 gene encoding ubiquitin carboxyl-terminal hydrolase 3 isoform X2, translating to MECPHLAQSVRFGDDNVDGSGCAVKDLPFVCAVCGTEKSPWLCLHCGSVHCGRYVAGHALQHYETNTQHCVCIDCESLAVFCYTCDEYVVNDTTSGQIEKIRRVTFRKDEHKENDESWSTSPPTTPPSSRTRDGGGDDHDNDDPDALWKAEVVVRNLRPRTARKRLHSLDASSADNRPAKRRSSKSTKEKKVVGLRNLGNTCFMNVVLQSFNNISHFCEYLTQMPCLEGIAFDESTGPPTHRGRIVTPGRAKEMSMSDALLAEELRKVLLGLSLGGSNGQAISPECLFLAIWKVVPRFRGYQQQDAHEFLTYMLDRLHTELLQLLPRLGHEPLGLRGKQSIVTAVFGGTLLSVVHCMNCRTDSKTHEPFQDLSLDIPDRLQRSRTKEQEEVCSLTYSLTRFFKVEELADSELYFCDNCMGKQRSTKRFWIHRLPNVLCLHIKRFRWCNSYRSKVDTQVDFPMESLDMSAFTVRGVTGTRLGAQNSHLYDLAAVIVHHGSGAGTGHYTAFAVHDGQWFHFNDSSVRPATTDAVAKCKPYILFYVRREFSIPPPL from the exons TATGCGGCACCGAGAAGAGTCCCTGGCTCTGTCTGCACTGCGGGTCCGTGCACTGCGGACGATACGTGGCGGGCCACGCGTTGCAGCATTACGAGACAAATACTCAGCACTGTGTGTGCATAGACTGTGAGAGCCTAGCAGTATTCTG TTATACCTGCGACGAATACGTGGTGAACGACACCACGAGCGGTCAGATCGAGAAGATACGGCGCGTCACCTTTCGTAAGGACGAGCACAAGGAGAACGATGAGAGCTGGAGCACGTCGCCGCCCACGACGCCGCCGTCCTCGAGGAcgcgcgacggcggcggcgacgatcACGACAACGACGACCCGGACGCCCTGTGGAAGGCGGAGGTGGTCGTGAGGAACTTACGGCCGAGGACGGCGCGCAAGAGGCTACACTCGCTGGACGCCAGCAGCGCGGACAATCGGCCGGCCAAGCGTCGCAGCTCCAAGAGTACCAAAGAGAAAAAGGTCGTCGGGCTGAGGAACCTCGGTAACACCTGCTTCATGAACGTGGTGCTGCAGTCGTTCAACAACATCAGCCACTTCTGCGAGTACCTCACGCAGATGCCGTGTCTCGAGGGCATCGCCTTTGACGAGTCCACGGGGCCGCCCACTCACCGTGGTCGCATCGTGACGCCGGGTCGCGCGAAAGAGATGTCCATGAGTGACGCTCTGCTCGCCGAGGAGCTGCGAAAAGTGCTGCTCGGTCTAAGCTTAGGCGGTTCCAACGGCCAGGCGATATCGCCCGAGTGCCTGTTTCTGGCCATCTGGAAGGTCGTGCCGAGATTTCGGGGCTACCAGCAGCAGGACGCCCACGAATTTCTCACCTACATGCTCGACCGACTGCACACCGAGCTGCTGCAGCTGCTGCCCAGGCTGGGACACGAGCCTCTAGGTTTGCGCGGCAAGCAGAGTATCGTCACTGCCGTGTTTGGAGGCACTCTTCTTAGCGTG GTCCACTGTATGAACTGTCGTACGGACTCGAAGACGCACGAGCCCTTCCAGGACCTCTCGCTGGACATACCGGACAGACTGCAGAGGAGCAGGACGAAGGAGCAGGAGGAGGTGTGCAGTTTGACTTATAGTCTGACGAGATTCTTCAAGGTCGAAGAGCTGGCCGACAGCGAGCTCTACTTTTGCGATAACTGCATGGGGAAGCAGAGGTCTACCAAGAGGTTCTGGATACACAGGCTGCCTAAC GTGTTGTGCCTTCACATTAAAAGATTTAGGTGGTGCAATTCCTATCGCTCGAAGGTGGACACGCAGGTGGATTTCCCGATGGAGTCTCTCGACATGTCCGCGTTCACCGTGCGCGGCGTGACCGGGACGAGATTGGGCGCTCAGAATAGTCATCTTTACGACTTGGCTGCCGTTATCGTGCACCATGGTTCTGG TGCTGGTACTGGACATTACACTGCCTTCGCCGTGCATGACGGCCAGTGGTTCCATTTTAACGACAGCTCAGTACGGCCGGCGACTACCGACGCTGTCGCTAAATGTAAGCCTTACATTCTGTTCTACGTGCGGAGGGAATTCTCCATTCCACCCCCCTTGTGA